In Silene latifolia isolate original U9 population chromosome 3, ASM4854445v1, whole genome shotgun sequence, a single window of DNA contains:
- the LOC141649905 gene encoding uncharacterized protein LOC141649905 has product MAKPILDSLRVLVNHTDSINSIAWNILSNGGLKQFAALLLIAREKVIAPFDTGLTIHQYITNEINLVPEDKASLDQVEYKCILRDAQTLLALFELAGDDLSSYCCSMQKYVSADDVVDDICGLLIKHKVRLIMEDIDLMDSPPKGYVGRAIPDSKDYNPSEDICYMEAKLEPRPALPQTSAYSRFYDFAYGWPLYQAISLPIPSCLQGRLYSTRACQVGKMSMSLPRLFVSPMPRRLGYIAMKYMGRFRFL; this is encoded by the exons ATGGCT AAACCAATCTTGGATTCTTTACGAGTTCTCGTAAATCACACAGACTCAATCAACAGTATTGCTTGGAATATTTTAAGTAATGGAGGGTTGAAGCAGTTTGCAGCCTTACTTTTGATTGCTCGCGAGAAAGTTATAGCCCCGTTTGACACAG GTTTGACGATTCACCAATATATAACTAATGAAATCAACTTAGTTCCCGAAGATAAAGCTAGCCTTGATCAAGTGGAGTACAAATGTATACTCAGAGATGCGCAAACTCTGCTTGCTCTGTTTGAACTAGCTGGTGATGATTTGAGTTCATATTGTTGCTCAATGCAGAAATAC GTTTCTGCAGATGATGTGGTGGATGATATTTGTGGCTTGTTGATAAAACATAAAGTTAGATTGATAATGGAGGATATCGATTTAATGGACTCTCCTCCTAA GGGATATGTTGGCCGTGCTATCCCAGATTCAAAAGATTATAACCCGTCGGAGGATATAT GTTACATGGAAGCTAAATTGGAACCTCGTCCAGCTTTACCCCAAACTTCCGCTTACTCAAGATTCTATGAT TTTGCCTACGGCTGGCCGCTTTACCAGGCAATATCACTACCAATCCCTAGTTGTTTGCAAGGAAGACTTTACTCCACCCGAGCTTGTCAAGTTGGGAAGATGAGCATGTCACTTCCGCGTCTCTTTGTCAGTCCTATGCCTAGGCGTTTGGGTTATATTGCTATGAAATATATGGGTAGGTTTAGATTTCTCTGA
- the LOC141648342 gene encoding uncharacterized protein LOC141648342, with product MTIINYKGFATSFDEILQTDNEGKLLNLLRNCHINHTIINSLANECVEFGASKCLITLIRGEVCNMHPTFDAANLPDNGVTPLAYIAHSCPLDTQVIDLIFTKCGGTCLANVYCTIGVLEGLPIHFLLVNLSVIEHLYLWNRCRSIAKLVILLCVWETKPILDSLRVLVNHTDSINSIAWNILSNGGLKQFAALLLIAREKVIAPFDTGLTIHQYITNEINLVPEDKASLDQVESKCILRDAQTLLALFELAGDDLSSYCCSMQKYVSADDVVDDICGLLIKHKVRLIMEDIDLIDSPPKGYVGRAIPDSKDYNPSEDICYMEAKLEPRPALPQTSAYSRFYDFAYGWPLYQAISLPIPSCLQGRLYSTRACQVGKMSMSLPRTAVSPMPRRLGYIAMKYMGRFRFL from the exons ATGACTATTATAAATTACAAAGGATTTGCTACAAGCTTTGATGAAATCCTTCAAACAGATAACGAGGGGAAGTTGTTGAATTTGCTTCGAAACTGCCATATTAATCACACTATTATCAACTCGTTGGCGAATGAGTGTGTAGAATTCGGTGCCTCAAAGTGTTTGATTACCTTGATCAGAGGAGAAGTTTGCAATATGCATCCTACATTTGATGCAGCAAACTTGCCTGATAACGGTGTGACTCCCCTTGCTTACATTGCACATAGCTGCCCTCTAGATACCCAAGTTATCGACCTAATATTCACTAAGTGCGGTGGTACTTGTCTTGCAAATGTTTACTGCACCATTGGTGTACTCGAGGGGCTTCCAATTCATTTTCTTCTCGTTAACTTGAG TGTTATAGAGCACCTATATTTGTGGAATCGATGCAGGTCTATCGCCAAACTTGTTATTCTACTCTGCGTGTGGGAAACG AAACCAATCTTGGATTCTTTACGAGTTCTCGTAAATCACACAGACTCAATCAACAGTATTGCCTGGAATATTTTAAGTAATGGAGGGTTGAAGCAGTTTGCAGCCTTACTTTTGATTGCTCGCGAGAAAGTTATAGCCCCGTTTGACACAG GTTTGACGATTCACCAATATATAACTAATGAAATCAACTTAGTTCCCGAAGATAAAGCTAGCCTTGATCAAGTTGAGTCCAAATGTATACTCAGAGATGCGCAAACTCTGCTTGCTCTGTTTGAACTAGCTGGTGATGATTTGAGTTCATATTGTTGCTCAATGCAGAAATAC GTTTCTGCAGATGATGTGGTGGACGATATTTGTGGCTTGTTGATAAAACATAAAGTTAGATTGATAATGGAGGATATCGATTTAATTGACTCTCCCCCTAA GGGATATGTTGGCCGTGCTATCCCAGATTCAAAAGATTATAACCCGTCGGAGGATATAT GTTACATGGAAGCTAAATTGGAACCTCGTCCAGCTTTACCCCAAACTTCCGCTTACTCAAGATTCTATGAT TTTGCCTACGGCTGGCCGCTTTACCAGGCAATATCACTACCAATCCCTAGTTGTTTGCAAGGAAGACTTTACTCCACCCGAGCTTGTCAAGTTGGGAAGATGAGCATGTCACTTCCGCGTACTGCTGTCAGTCCTATGCCTAGGCGTTTGGGTTATATTGCTATGAAATATATGGGTAGGTTTAGATTTCTCTGA
- the LOC141646434 gene encoding uncharacterized protein LOC141646434, with the protein MLVNHVPVSSRKYELVTCLAEKLIEDNLMDGSDVLREVNCVVLSEAFGRALCGLESELLGLDQGDSSGFGLGRVVSMVKGWGGLKESGGGPSRVDMVFAEKTAAELLWLAQKMEASGGVEVVVEKWAWASNLGWLALSCESRVQASLVKLTAFLIKQANQMYKRQQTNGEEWERQKHTMVKMLITWIPLLCQANNGTDSPTLSVSERREVEKALEEIIEMIEDDEGSQEKVLSVWLHHFTHCPSSDWPNLYNSYVKWCTISRKLIVSPC; encoded by the exons ATGTTGGTTAACCACGTGCCCGTGAGCTCAAGAAAGTACGAGCTGGTCACGTGTTTAGCCGAGAAGTTGATTGAGGATAATCTTATGGACGGGTCGGATGTTCTTAGAGAGGTTAATTGTGTTGTTTTGAGTGAGGCGTTTGGGAGGGCTCTTTGTGGGCTTGAATCTGAGTTGTTGGGCTTAGATCAAGGTGATAGTTCCGGGTTTGGGTTGGGCCGGGTTGTGAGTATGGTTAAGGGATGGGGTGGGTTGAAGGAAAGTGGTGGTGGGCCAAGTCGGGTTGATATGGTGTTTGCTGAGAAGACGGCCGCGGAGTTGTTGTGGTTGGCCCAAAAGATGGAGGCTAGTGGTGGTGTAGAGGTGGTAGTAGAGAAATGGGCTTGGGCTTCTAATTTGGGTTGGTTGGCTTTGTCTTGTGAGTCTCGGGTTCAAGCCTCACTAGTTAAGCTCACAG CATTCTTGATCAAACAAGCAAATCAAATGTACAAAAGACAACAAACTAATGGAGAAGAATGGGAACGACAAAAGCACACAATGGTGAAGATGCTAATAACATGGATTCCATTGTTGTGCCAAGCGAACAATGGCACTGACTCGCCAACTCTTAGCGTTTCCGAGAGACGAGAGGTCGAAAAAGCACTCGAAGAAATAATCGAGATGATCGAAGATGACGAAGGTAGTCAAGAGAAGGTCCTCTCGGTGTGGCTTCATCACTTCACTCATTGTCCTTCCTCGGATTGGCCTAATCTCTATAATTCTTATGTCAAGTGGTGTACAATTTCTCGAAAGCTTATTGTGTCGCCTTGCTAA
- the LOC141648343 gene encoding uncharacterized protein LOC141648343, with product MKTDPFEGYVDAEVIEIFKTDDKERFVRLLSAYAHTVNLKNAVRRCALFHAKKCLLAIIQGEAGISPHQLYAREAAQYSAEPTPLAYVAYFFPEADDIIDLMLKQGPADQANIKCKLYTYAFDDHPICPLDHALLSFSYKPHLLPWSSGDSLIKLIILLCQWETRPSLNCARLLAPHTDRLNNIALSYVKQGKLASFAALLLVAQEKVLVPFDSGLTIRQRIIEMVQKLNSKKGDLDYEEALFQSMLIEVYKLLDIFERAGAALSLYCTCLY from the exons ATGAAAACAGACCCCTTTGAAGGTTATGTGGATGCTGAGGTGATTGAGATATTTAAAACTGATGACAAGGAACGGTTCGTGCGACTGCTCTCAGCTTATGCTCATACTGTAAATTTGAAGAATGCGGTGAGGAGGTGTGCATTGTTTCATGCCAAAAAGTGTTTGCTCGCAATCATCCAAGGGGAGGCTGGCATAAGTCCCCATCAACTTTATGCTAGAGAAGCAGCTCAATATTCCGCAGAACCAACACCTCTTGCTTATGTTGCTTACTTCTTCCCTGAAGCGGATGATATTATTGACCTAATGCTCAAGCAAGGGCCAGCTGATCAAGCCAACATTAAGTGTAAACTGTATACATATGCTTTTGATGATCATCCTATCTGTCCGCTAGATCATGCACTCTTGTCGTTTAG TTATAAACCCCATCTACTCCCATGGTCTTCAGGCGACTCTCTCATCAAACTTATTATATTACTCTGCCAATGGGAAACG AGACCAAGTTTGAACTGTGCACGGTTGCTTGCTCCACACACGGATAGGCTCAACAATATTGCATTGTCATATgttaaacaaggaaaattggcaTCATTTGCAGCTTTGCTTCTTGTGGCTCAAGAAAAGGTCTTGGTTCCATTTGACTCGG GCTTGACAATTCGACAACGCATAATAGAGATGGTGCAGAAGTTGAACTCTAAGAAGGGAGATCTTGACTACGAAGAAGCTTTATTTCAGTCCATGCTTATAGAAGTCTACAAGCTGCTTGATATTTTTGAGAGAGCTGGTGCTGCTTTGAGCTTATATTGCACTTGCCTATATTGA
- the LOC141648344 gene encoding uncharacterized protein LOC141648344 has product MGVLMENSSSPLFFLHRNLITPLLVSADKSIISLSQKSKLLELIRHVIVSVFFVLLNLVCSLPLPFPFCFEGGSGENNKFDNKQLVHSQVSNGRASTSDTAIARAMNQLLMLVNHVPVSSRKYELVTCLAEKLIEDNLMDGSDVLREVNCVVLSEAFGRALCGLESELLGLDQGDSSGFGLGRVVSMVKGWGGLKESGGGPSRVDMVFAEKTAAELLWLAQKMEASGGVEVVVEKWAWASNLGWLALSCESRVQASLVKLTAFLIKQANQMYKRQQTNGEEWERQKHTMVKMLITWIPLLCQANNGTDSPTLSVSERREVEKALEEIIEMIEDDEGSQEKVLSVWLHHFTHCPSSDWPNLYNSYVKWCTISRKLIVSPC; this is encoded by the exons ATGGGAGTTTTAATGGAGAATTCCTCATCGCCTCTTTTCTTTCTTCACCGTAACCTAATAACACCTCTCTTAGTCTCCGCCGATAAATCAATAATCTCCCTCTCTCAAAAATCGAAGCTTCTAGAGCTTATTCGACATGTGATCGTGTCCGTCTTTTTTGTTTTATTAAATCTCGTGTGCTCGCTTCCTTTGCCTTTTCCCTTTTGTTTCGAGGGTGGTTCTGGAGAAAATAACAAGTTTGATAATAAGCAGCTGGTGCATAGCCAAGTCAGCAATGGCCGTGCCAGTACTAGTGACACGGCCATTGCTCGGGCTATGAACCAGCTGCTTATGTTGGTTAACCACGTGCCCGTGAGCTCAAGAAAGTACGAGCTGGTCACGTGTTTAGCCGAGAAGTTGATTGAGGATAATCTTATGGACGGGTCGGATGTTCTTAGAGAGGTTAATTGTGTTGTTTTGAGTGAGGCGTTTGGGAGGGCTCTTTGTGGGCTTGAATCTGAGTTGTTGGGCTTAGATCAAGGTGATAGTTCCGGGTTTGGGTTGGGCCGGGTTGTGAGTATGGTTAAGGGATGGGGTGGGTTGAAGGAAAGTGGTGGTGGGCCAAGTCGGGTTGATATGGTGTTTGCTGAGAAGACGGCCGCGGAGTTGTTGTGGTTGGCCCAAAAGATGGAGGCTAGTGGTGGTGTAGAGGTGGTAGTAGAGAAATGGGCTTGGGCTTCTAATTTGGGTTGGTTGGCTTTGTCTTGTGAGTCTCGGGTTCAAGCCTCACTAGTTAAGCTCACAG CATTCTTGATCAAACAAGCAAATCAAATGTACAAAAGACAACAAACTAATGGAGAAGAATGGGAACGACAAAAGCACACAATGGTGAAGATGCTAATAACATGGATTCCATTGTTGTGCCAAGCGAACAATGGCACTGACTCGCCAACTCTTAGCGTTTCCGAGAGACGAGAGGTCGAAAAAGCACTCGAAGAAATAATCGAGATGATCGAAGATGACGAAGGTAGTCAAGAGAAGGTCCTCTCGGTGTGGCTTCATCACTTCACTCATTGTCCTTCCTCGGATTGGCCTAATCTCTATAATTCTTATGTCAAGTGGTGTACAATTTCTCGAAAGCTTATTGTGTCGCCTTGCTAA
- the LOC141646432 gene encoding uncharacterized protein LOC141646432 codes for MVQKLNSKKGDLDYEEALFQSMLIEVYKLLDIFERAGAALSLYCSSMHEYVPPHKVLTDVASVLNKAGYALEPIDLDLRDCYRDCAEVKNASLFKLSDPESQDKKYCLPSSLTRAQGFGATRHSYSYPGTCVLFHKLKSGPLISMKNPCASELRLFRTAPGQVDNGGSGISRKHLALIARRLKRGIKF; via the exons ATGGTGCAGAAGTTGAACTCTAAGAAGGGAGATCTTGACTACGAAGAAGCTTTATTTCAGTCCATGCTTATAGAAGTCTACAAGCTGCTTGATATTTTTGAGAGAGCTGGTGCTGCTTTGAGCTTATATTGCAGTTCAATGCAcgaatat GTTCCTCCCCACAAAGTATTGACGGATGTTGCTAGTGTCCTGAACAAGGCTGGTTATGCTCTGGAGCCAATAGACCTTGACCTAAGAGATTGTTACAG GGATTGTGCCGAGGTTAAAAATGCAAGTTTGTTCAAGTTGTCAG ATCCCGAAAGTCAAGACAAGAAATACTGTTTACCTTCATCTCTTACTCGGGCCCAAGGTTTTGGTGCGACTCGTCACAGCTATTCTTAC CCTGGGACGTGTGTGTTATTTCACAAGCTAAAGTCAGGTCCACTGATAAGCATGAAGAATCCTTGTGCTTCCGAGCTACGGCTATTCAGAACGGCACCAGGTCAGGTCGATAATGGAGGTTCAGGCATTTCGCGGAAGCATCTGGCTTTGATTGCCCGTAGACTCAAGAGAGGGATTAAATTTTAA